In Verrucomicrobiales bacterium, the genomic stretch TTGAGCCTCAAAGCCGAAAGCCCGGCGAACGATTGCGAGAAAGTCATCGTGGGATTAATCGACACCTCCGTCCCCAGGACGGGCGGAAGCCTCGACGGATTCCTGCTGCCCCAAATTGACGTGGCGGGGCCTGGTCCCACTTCCTACACCAGCCCGCCCCATGGGGAATCGATGGCGAGCACCATCGTCCGCGGCGCGGATTTCTCCTCAGGTGGAAAAGCGAAAATCAGCATTCTTCCCGTAAACGTGTACGGACAAAATGTCCAGGCGAACACCTACGATGTCGCCAACGGAATCCTGCAAGCGATCAAGGCCGGAGCGAAGATCATCAACCTCAGCCTAGGCAGCGAGGGACCAAGCCCCTACCTCGCCGAGGTCATTCGCCTGGGACAAGCACAGGACGTCATCTTCATTGCAGCCGCAGGCAATCGCCCCACCACCACTCCCACCTATCCCGCAGCCGATCCGAAGGTGGTAGCCGTGACCGCCAGCGATCGGACCGGCAACCTGGCCTCCTATGCGAACCGGGGAGAGTTCGTCGATGTGATCGCCCCCGGAAGCACCATCTTTCAATTCAACGGCCAGCGGTATTTGTCGAGCGGCACCTCGGTGGCCACCGCCTACGTGAGTGGGCTGGCTGCGTCCATGGCCGATCCCTGTAACAAGTCCTACTCCGCCGTCGAGGCCCAGATCCGCAAGGACCTGAGCGTGAGGAAGTGATTCCGCAGAGGTCGACTCGGTCGAAGCGGGGGCCCATGCAAAGCTCGACGCCGTTGGCTCACTCCCTTTTCAAAGAATCCTGTTTGCGAATCGACTCTCCATGAACCGGTCGCTCGGCTTCGGTGTCCGGAGTTGTGCAGGCTCACGCGAAGGAACGAGGCGCTATGGAGCGCGGAGACACGTCTCCGCTTTTCCTGCACGCGACGGAGTGGCTGAGGGGGTGTCGTACATGAAGGCGCGCGTGGGGGGGGGGAGGTGGCGTGAAGGAACAGCGGTGTCGTGCCACCGGAGATCAGAACTATAAACCTCGTCGGACCGCTTCACCGTCAGCTCCATAGAGCTGCCCCATTCGCTTTCTTGCCACCAGGTTCATGGCCTCAATTTCCGTCCATTTTGGAGATCAAGAGTCGTCCACCTCCCCGCACGCAGTGCCTTCTCGCAACAACCAACGTCGACGCGATCCCACAGTTTCCGCACCTCACAACAGCCGTCCCTTCGCGTGGGCGGCGGTTGCTGCTAGGTGGTGACCAGGTCACGCAGTTCGGCAGGCTGAGTCGAGGCGGCCTGCGCGCCCAGATTCTTAACCTCGAACTCCTTGCACCAACCTTTGATCTCCGTGTCGTTGAAGATCTTTCCAACCAGACGACGAAGCAATCCCTTCAAGCTGGCATTTTCTAAATCGCGCAGACAACGAATCGCCTCTTCCTTGTAGGTTTCCAAAAGAGTGCGGGCTCGCTCGTCCGCCTTCAATTCCCGATAGAGTTGCTCCACTTGGGCAATCGTCATCCCAGCCGGCAATTGACGTTTCCACAGCGACTCAGTGACCTGTTTGACATCGCCTTTGGCGCGGTCATGCGCAGCGGCGAGCAAGAGGCTCGGCCGGAATCCCGCAATATCATTGGTCTCGCCGGCTTCTCCCAAATCGCTCAGGTCATCGCGAATCTGGTATGCGACCCCGATCGCCTCGCTGTAGACGTGCAGGACCTCCTCCACCTCTTCGAACGCGTCGACGTCGGAGTACAGAACGCCCACCTTCAGAGCGACCTCGAAAGCCGGAGCCGTCTTCTGCCGGAAAATATCGAGGACCTGATTCTGGTTCATCGGCGATGGCTGCCGCATCCAGCAGAGTTCAGCGCCTTGGCCCCGACAGAGACTGCGCTGGCCTTGGCTGGCCACCTCGAGCATGCGCACTTTCTGAGCATCGCTCACCTTGAGCCCCCCGATCAGCCGATAGCCTTCTCCGATAAGCAAGTCACCCACGTTCAAGGCCACCGCCAGGCCATGCTCCTCATGGAGCGTTTTCTCTCCGTACCGTGTGGCATCACCGTCCTCGATATCATCATGGATCAACGAGGCCTTGTGAAAACATTCCACCGCCACCGCGAGTTTCATGAGGTCCGCCGGAATAGGTTTGCCGGGGGTGTCACTCATCGCTTGGTAAGCGGCTACCGTCAGCAAAGGTCGCCAGCGTTTGCCGGCACGCATCAACCACTCCCGAGCGATGCGTTCGGTCTCACCGGTGGCCGTGCCGAAGATCAGTTCCAAGGAGGTCGGGGTGAACGCCGTTTCCACTTCGTCCTTCAAGGCCCCCAGATCCATCCGGCGCGTTCGATCATCACTGGTCAAATGGATGTAGTCCCACACCCAGTCCAAGTCGACGGTGGTATCGATGCAATCATCCTGGAGCAGAGGCACGGCCACGCCCGGAATGGCCGCCGCTTCCATGAAGGGGAAGGCCCTTTCCAGGACGCTCAGACAGCTCACCCCCACGATAGCCTCGATTTTGCCGGTCTGGATGAGAGACATGACGATGGCGCTCCCTTCGGCCACCAAGACGGCATAGCCCAGTTTCTCAGCCTCCGCTTGCAGATCCTGGATGGTGCACAACCCGCATTGCTTGCAGAGCAGCCCGAATTCATCGAAGGGAGCCGGACACTTGTTCTCGACGCGCAGACACTTGGGCAGCAGCAATAGGCGTTTTTCGAACGGAACGGATGCCAGCGTCTCGCGCCACATCTCGTTGTTGATCAGCACCGCAATGTAATCCCGGTAGATCGGATCACACTGGAGCAGTGCCAGGACTTTGTCGGCGTGCTCGCGCAGCTGCTCGAAAGGCTGCGGAGGAACCGGATTGAACTCCGCGATGTAGTTACGAATGAAGTGGAGAATGCGATTCCGTTCCGGAACGGTTTGCGGGACGTTCTTCTTCGGCGTCCGAAACCGCTGCTGGATGCTATGACGCGGGATCGCGAACTGGATCGGCTGAACATTCATACGCTTTTTGCGCTTTCGTCACCAAGGATTGGTCAGCAAAAGATGCGCCTAACATCCTGAACTGTCTAGTGTTGAATTGTTCATCAGCCGGTGCATGGGCCGACACGGCCCACACTACAATCGTGGCGACGTCCGTCCCCGGACGTTCCCCTTGGCCGGAACGATTCCGCTTGTGCTGAGGCCCGGCCAGTGCTGAGTTTGATACGTGCTGGAACATAAAATCACCGCCACAGCCATCCGGACCATGAAGGGCAAGCAGCCCATCGCTTCCCTCACGGCCTACGACTATCCAATGACTCAGCTCCTGGATGAGCTGGGCGTTCCCCTCATCCTGGTCGGAGACTCACTCGGGATGGTAGTCCTCGGTTACCCGGACACCACACACG encodes the following:
- a CDS encoding S8 family serine peptidase yields the protein MGCDWNKTRAGYRGGLYLLLVMMLGWAVGCPAAQSLVWKKDTDKVSANIQSAPLEEVLNLMSEATGWEIYVQPESEQVVNVKFQDRPASDALKLLLGGLSYAVLPQAEGPSRLLVFRTNISQATELISPKRDPKDDTSKPIPTELVVTLKPGVNIDDIAKKVDGKVVGRNDELRTYRLQFETAEAAEKARKLLSEDPEVTKVESNYNVERPPEIKPVDLSSVPELSLKAESPANDCEKVIVGLIDTSVPRTGGSLDGFLLPQIDVAGPGPTSYTSPPHGESMASTIVRGADFSSGGKAKISILPVNVYGQNVQANTYDVANGILQAIKAGAKIINLSLGSEGPSPYLAEVIRLGQAQDVIFIAAAGNRPTTTPTYPAADPKVVAVTASDRTGNLASYANRGEFVDVIAPGSTIFQFNGQRYLSSGTSVATAYVSGLAASMADPCNKSYSAVEAQIRKDLSVRK
- a CDS encoding polyprenyl synthetase family protein, yielding MNVQPIQFAIPRHSIQQRFRTPKKNVPQTVPERNRILHFIRNYIAEFNPVPPQPFEQLREHADKVLALLQCDPIYRDYIAVLINNEMWRETLASVPFEKRLLLLPKCLRVENKCPAPFDEFGLLCKQCGLCTIQDLQAEAEKLGYAVLVAEGSAIVMSLIQTGKIEAIVGVSCLSVLERAFPFMEAAAIPGVAVPLLQDDCIDTTVDLDWVWDYIHLTSDDRTRRMDLGALKDEVETAFTPTSLELIFGTATGETERIAREWLMRAGKRWRPLLTVAAYQAMSDTPGKPIPADLMKLAVAVECFHKASLIHDDIEDGDATRYGEKTLHEEHGLAVALNVGDLLIGEGYRLIGGLKVSDAQKVRMLEVASQGQRSLCRGQGAELCWMRQPSPMNQNQVLDIFRQKTAPAFEVALKVGVLYSDVDAFEEVEEVLHVYSEAIGVAYQIRDDLSDLGEAGETNDIAGFRPSLLLAAAHDRAKGDVKQVTESLWKRQLPAGMTIAQVEQLYRELKADERARTLLETYKEEAIRCLRDLENASLKGLLRRLVGKIFNDTEIKGWCKEFEVKNLGAQAASTQPAELRDLVTT